The DNA sequence TACTATCAATATGATGCTCAAACATTGGAATGCTAAATTTGCTCCCTCATATAGGAGGAATTTTGTATTCCAAAAAGTACCATTTTGACTCATTAGTCCATAGAATATTATCCCAAATTTCCTGGGGATCATTCAGGTGCATTTAGCAAACATGGGATGAGCTTTACTGTTGTTCCCGAAAATCCTACCTTGCAACTCTTTCATTAAGTCAATTTTTGTTTAACTTAGCTGATGCTGTAAAGGCCTgcgttttttttaaactttttctgAGATCTTTTGAAACTTCCCGGATGAGGTTCTTGTAAATGTAATAATGATGTCAAAATAATGCATGATTTCTCATGTTTCCCTTGTCTaatagtatattttattttataatatgaaaCCATGGGCAAATAATTTTTATGGCACTGTATATGTGTGCACACCTAGTAATCACAAAGTACACTGAACAGCTAATCCTCATAGTTGGACCCCAATGCAGTGGTGGTGATTTCCTATTTGTAGTATTAGTCGTGCAAGGCCATCAATGATAAATGGATGACATGCATACCAAACCATCATATAATAGACcctattcacagtagcaccatatttGATGAATGAAAATAAGGCTGTGGGAGACATActtgcagtctcttcaatggcatgcactgtataaagctgcaTGAAGTTCCTAGATCACATGATATTTTTCACAACTTGTACTTTCTGGAGTAAGTTGTCAACTAGTTGTCTAcagtttaaacaacagtacaacccctTGAAGAGACTGTAAATATTTCCCTCACTGACTCGTTTTCATCcccttcaaaaatcaaatatggcgctacaGTGAACAAGGTCCATGGTATTGGTACCATCAACACTTACCTAATGTTTGACAATAGCTTGAACAGTTAAACTCAAGCTTTAGGTATTGTGACCAATCATGGTCCTTCTAACAACATGCTTGATGCACAAACCTTAGCTGACAAGAAATCAGGCCTTTGATGCAAATTTAATTACACCATACAATGTGTGAATATCAAAACATTCAACAAAACTTCTTATGCCTTGGAACAGTGCATATCCCATCTATCCATTAATGTTCACAGTTGATAAGGCTACTATAAACTTCCTTACCATAATGTTTGCACTATATAATTGAAATTATATTATTGACATATAATTATGCCAAGTTTGAAACCAAAgcattttttctccccaatttggaattcccaatgcactctaagtcctcgtggtagcgtagtgactcacctaaatctgggtggcggaggatgaatctcagttgcctccgcgtctgagaccgtcaatccatgcattttgtaaagtggcttgttgagtgtggggaggtagcacgtgtggaggcccacgctattctccgcagcatccacgcacaactcatcacgtgccccaccgagagtaagaaccacacattattgcaaccacgaggaggttaccccatgtgacattaccctccctagcaaccgggccaatttggttgcttaggagacctggctggagtcactcagcacaccctggattcgaacttgtgactccagaggtggtagtcagcatcaatactcgctgagctacccagaccccttaACCAAAGCAGTTTTTGACGTCCCCCAGTCTCTTTCCAATGTTCAAATTTTTGCACATAGTGCAAGAAGTAGGAGCACAAACCtggtaatgcatgttaaatgctATTCTAAATGCCTGAGCTTGTGACcctgagaaatggcttgaaacttTTAGTCAGTGACTTTATGAAAATTTGTCTGCCCATATCTAACAAAAGCACTTAAGAATTAGTCACGCATGGGCAACCTCCACTTATCTACTCAACCACGTGGAATGACAACACCTGCCCATAAAGTTTACATCCAATTTGCATTTAGTTGACAAAGAGAGAGTACACTGTGAGAAATCTGACAGTGGGAGGTTAATTTTAGATTGGGGTGGTTGCATGGAGAGAAATACTACATATGTGTGTATGATGTACAGTGTAATGCACAAGTAAAAATTGACACAGTAATCATGTGGATGACGGaggtcatttaaaatgtaatgttaacttACTAGTCAGGGGTCTGGATTGAGGTTGAGGTCTTGAGGTTGTGAGGAGTATACAGTATAAGGCTTGATATTAATGGAGAGatattacatattatttataaaattgatatatgtatatatgtttaagaTGGAAAGATGTACTATTAGATGGAcagattaatattatttaaagctTGATCATTTGTAAAATTGCTATGAATCATGTTGTACTTCTGATTGAGGTTATTGGAGCCAATCTAGTTATTATGAATTATGATTTTCAAGATTTGCAATGTTGAGTAAGCTTTGTTTCAGGACCAGATGGTTTAGTTTTGGTTGATTTAGGTTGCTTGGGTAGATTGTTTGATGTACGATTCAGTGAGTTAGTAAGTGTTTTGTAGGCTGTGGGTCAAGAGAAAGAGGGTGAAATTGTTAGCAAGGGAATACAAGTTTGCTTTGCATCTACCTCCAACAGACAAGTGAGATGTTATTTTAAAAGAGTACAGTAAGTCTAACTTGGGTGTGAAGTGTCGTGAATATCACCGGTTGGCAATAaatagcgagagagagagagagagagagagagagagtgggaaaaAGAGAGTAAAGTAACAAGACATTCAGAGGGACAAGGCATAATTTGACTTAGCTGAGACATTTGTTTGACACCAACCTGAAATAAACTGAATGTGACCACACTCGTACGCAACAGATTGTGACAGCCTGAACCACATCAACAAACATTACATCAGCTTACACACTGTGCTCTGTACAGACCTGGCATGGCTCACTGTTGTCCTGATGTGCTTTTATGTGTTGAGATGTGGCCTAACAAAGAATAAGATCTTGATTTCACTCAAAGAATAAGATCTTGATTTTTTTAGATACACCTGTTAAGTACAGTATTTCAGAATCATTTTAGCAGATCCTTTGCATAGCTTGTCTGAGAGGAGAGTACattacattaagattaataatttGGCAGAATTCGCTAAATATTTGATTTAATGAATGGTGTAGAAGCAATATGTTGCACTAGCTAATTAACTGTGCACACATATTTATACTGAATTTATAAAAAAGTGCAAAGGAGAAGCAACTGATACAGACCTGAGAAACATATAGAGCTAGCGGTTGAGATCTCATTTGAGCACTTAAATCAAGAGCCAAACAGAGGCCATTTTTTTCCACTGCTCTATCACCCATTTAGTTGCCTGCACCACTGGATAAAGACAAATTATCTGCATCACTTTGGAAGTGAAATGCAGGGAATCTACATTTCCTGAGTTTGTTTATTATACAATGATTTGGATAATTTAAGAGACGAAGCAGACGGCTCATTTAACCTCTAAGCTGCATATGAAAATGAGGGTGTGACTAGTGTGTTTGGCAAATCTCACCTCTCTAAAAGGATGGTGAGATgaggaaatcatttaatatgtaTAGCGATTTTCTTGATACCCCAAGCACTTTACATGTAAAATGCACTGACCTCAGTGTCCACCTACAAGCATAATTTGCCTTGTTGATATGCCAATGTGTGTCAATCGGCTAACCGCACATCAGCTACTCATTGACAACAGAGAAGAAGGGTGGTGAGTGGAGTAAATGAGCCGGCTCTCAGAACGAACAATATTAGGAGGCCTGGGCTGAGGTGTAAGAGGAAATTAATAGTAACAAGATGTCATCTGTTGAGTTAAGGTTTAACATGTGCAGCTCAGTGCACAAGAGTTGATGTTCAGCACAAGGTGTGGAATGAAGAAAGAAAACTACATTTGAATGGCTTCAAGGGCCATTCATTATGCAAGTTAATGACTTGGGTATGCAAAGTATCAAAGTTGTGATGGGAGACCCATTACATTCAACTGAATTTTAAGTTTTGCCTAGCAAAATAGGAAAGGAGCTTAGCAGCCAAGTGTAGAAATGAAAGAACAAAAATCCTTAAAGTTTTCAAGTTTTATATCTTTACCATACAAACAAAGTATTAGCCTACCAATATCTTAGcccaaaaatcttttaaaaacggGTTGTTGCATAATTCAGAGAAGTAACCAACTACAGGATTTCAGTCACAGTCTTCACAGTTCAGAAACTACTTAATCACATGACATGATATGACTCCATTTCGACCAAGCTAAGCCGTGGCTATGCTACAGCTCAAAAGTAAGTCTAAAACTAAAGATTAAGGATAACTTTAATTATACAAATTCTAATTCATTTATCACTGTGAGTTATACATTAAGTTTTGTTTGTACAGAGTTTTTAGTACCCAAAACTAAATTGTTCCGTGCAAATTGGGCCACTGCGCAAAATCCGGATCACAACTACCAACCTCATGAGTAGGCTATCTCAAATAAATTCTCAAATACAATTATAATAGCAAGGTTGATAAAACTAAAAACGATACCTTTTGGTGTAAAATCATAAactgatgataaaataaaaataaaaataataataataataaaaaaaaagtgttttgcaaAACTGTTTATTGGCCAGCTGTTTAAGTTACCAAGAATACCACAAGCCGCACATGCATTTTACATGTGCACTATTATTGCTGATTATtatgatgatgtaacagtacaccACCACGATATGTggttattttacttatttaaataaatcatcacTAAAACAGTAAAGCCACAATAAGTCTCCTTTATAAATATTTGGTCGCATATAGCTTAAATGTGGCTCTCAAGTCTATTTCAAAATGTTAGCGTCATCAGTGCTTGAaaacctctctcacacacaaatacacctcAGCCAAACTTATTCACTTGTTTTGCAGCTCACATCTGCCTGCAATTTTGTAATGGTTTGTGCAGTCATTTAAAGAATCGTTGAATTGGACGCAGTCAAGCAAGATACAGAAAAAATGGCTGGCAAATTCCTCCTTACTTTCGTTAAATATAACATTGACAAGAGTCGAAGAAACTTGCATGACGTTAATCAGTTGTTTATGGAAATTAAAGCTATTCAGTGTTCCACTTTATTAAAGATACTTGCGCTTTAAATAGCTGATTTCGTGGTTTGTGTGCCTTGCTTGTGCACTGATGGAATGGCTATTGGCACTGCATTGCATAAGCTGATGGATACATTTAAAACCAAGTGACCTGAAGCCTTGAAGACTCTTGAGTGTATAGTCAGAAGCGCAACAGTAGTAACAAAACTGCTCTAAGTAGTTCGAATCTTTGGCTGCACAACTAGACAATAACTTGGCACGTGAGTGAACAGATAACACATTACTGTGAGGATTATATTGTTTCCTGCCCTTGTACCACCATGTACTAATGAGCAAATGTATTTGGAGCGTGGGCTTTATATGAAGAGGAAGACTTGTTCAGCATTGTCATCCCAATTAATTATTAGCTTTTCTCTTCTCCTGCTGTCCACCAACGCCTGTCAAGCCATACGTGGTGCAGACAAACTCATTACTTGACGTATAATCCAAGGTTGGAAAATTTGTAAGGTGTTTTATAATCTTACAATGTTAATATAGCCGTATACCATCTTCCAAACTTTGACCTGTAGTAGAATTCACCGAGTGAGAGTGTTTCTGTGAAGTCTCAATGGGGGAAAATGTTTCATTTCAGGCAGCAAAGCAGCACACAAGAACAGAAGGCTCGCTGTCTGCCTAATTTCGTTTTTGTAACAGATCAGTTCATTGATTCAATTAGACGGATCCGAAACCAACCCGGACCGATGGCGTCACTTCCAATTCGAGTGTTAAACAGATTTCCGTCCTAAACACACAATAAACTCTGCGTTTGGCCAGCCTTAGCTTACTGTTAACAATCGAGACCACATACCTCTACCCATTACATTATCAAGAAAAAACATTCTACACTTAACTcgaaaacagactgaaattagaAACGAAATGCGGCTAGTAAATGAGAGATGCGAGAAGATAAATGGCTAAACATCTTTAAcgctctttctttatttcttagtCTCGTTCCGAGAGTCTTTCACGCAGGGTTTGACATATTCTAGCTGTTATCAGATTGATGGGCTAGTTTGATTGAAGTGGCTTTGTCATGCAAATGTCAAGCGCGTGATGGATGGTCGCCGTGCGCTGACAAACTTCTGGAGGTCCCCTCACCATTGGCGCCGTGACGTCTCACGTGACCAGCAGCTGAGGTAAAGATGTGTTATAGGGAAGTACGAGCACATTCTCTGGAGGTAAGCATTTCCCCCCTTCCGCATGACATACTTTTGCGAGCTTGCAGGACTGGCGGCTCTTCCAATCTCTCAGGTTGACCCTCCGCCATTACTTGCGCATGGACAATTCCAGAATGAACTCTTTTTTGGAGTACACAATTTGTAACCGTGGGACGAACGCCTACTCACCCAAAGCTGGATACCACCACTTCGACCAGGCGTTCCCGGGCCCTTTCCACACCGCACACTCAAGTGACAGCTTTAACGCTGATGGACGACTTTACGTAGGGGGAAGCAACCAGCCAGTAACTGCACAACATCAGCACCAGAGCGGGATCTACGCGCATCACCAGCAACAAACGCAACAAAGTGCCATTGGCCTCACCTTCGGTGGCACAGGGGCCACGGGTTATGGGACCCAGACCTGTGCCAACCCGGACTATACACAACAGCAGTATTTCATTAACCCCGAGCAGGATGTAATGTATTATCACTCATCAGGGTTTTCAACTCCAAATGTTGGTCCTCATTATGGCTCCATGGCTAGCGCGTACTGCGGGGCGCAGGGAGCCGTTCCAGCAGCACCTTATCAACATCATGGGTGCGAAGGCCAGGACCACCAGCGAGGCTACTCTCAAGGCACCTACGCCGACTTAACGGCCTCCCAAGAGAGGGAGAGGGACACGGATCAGTCGCCACCTGGAAAGACATTCGATTGGATGAAAGTCAAAAGGAACCCCCCTAAAACAGGTGGATTGTATTTTCCCGAATATAAaacgagaaaataaataaaattgtatttcatTAATTTTAAAACGAAAATCCAACACGTTATAGGCTAATTGCAAACCTTTATCCTGTTTCAATCCGAACAATTTTAGAATGGTAAGACTAGACGCGATTGTTGACAAGACGGGCCTGTGCGCCATCACTTTAGTTTCAACTCGTCTCCCCATGCGTTAATGCGTCGAACAGACATGCTTTCGTACGCCCTTGGAAATTACCCAACATTGTTATCTTTGGCTTATCCCCGGTTCTGGCCGCGCAACATTCGTTTTTGTTGGCCTCCATTGTGCTCCTGTCCCAGCCGGGTTTGCCTCTAACGCATTGGTGTCACTATTTTAACTCACTGTACAAATTGAGTGGTCATAAAGCCATCTTTGGGGAGTATTGAATTGCATATAGCCTATCATGCTGGGGCATATACCCCGCTATGAGTTCTTCCAAAATTAACAACTCAAACATGGGGATTATGGTAAGGTTAGCACAAGTTTGCGATACCGATAAACTTGTTGAATTCCCTTGTATGcaactgcaatttaaattatgtcgCATCTAATAAAGAGACCTGAGGTTCAGCACGAGCACACTGAAATGCTGTTGCTGTGTGTTTAGGAAATGAGCTAATGGGATTGTgattcatttttgtttcattgttgGATAAATAGCATTCTAACTGTTCTCTTTTTCCCCCCCTTCTCACAGCTAAAGTGGCCGAGTTCGGACTGGGCCCGCAAAACACAATTCGGACGAATTTCACAACCAAACAGTTAACAGAGCTCGAGAAAGAGTTTCACTTTAGCAAGTATCTCACGCGAGCCAGGCGAGTCGAAATTGCTGCCACTCTCGAGCTGAACGAGACACAGATTAAGATATGGTTCCAGAACCGCCGAATGAAACAGAAGAAGCGAGAGAAGGAGGGACTCGCTCCTGTTTCGTCCACCTCGTCTAAAGAGCTCGAGGATCACTCTGATCACTCAACTTCAACATCCCCAGGTGCTTCTCCAAGCCCGGAGGCCTAACAGACGATAATAACTAAGTGGGCACTGATCAACAGATCCGAAATTTATCTTAAAATCTATTAATTTAAGCCTTCCACATGTGCCCGAAAGACTCCTATCGTGTTCTTTTGTTAGAGGTCTATTCTTTTAAGAAAACTGAAAGAACTCGAGAATCACATAAGAGAAAAGGAGAAAAGTTTTTCACTTTTAGCACAATAATGGACATATTTGCACCATCGGCAACACATACAGGGTATTTCTACAATGATGATAAATGTACTGCACTTTCACCATGTTTACAAATGCCTACACGAACTTAAATGACTTTACAGGGATGACCTTAAATATTGTGTTGTCAAAATGTGTATTAGtgctttgtgttgtgttttataaaaatatttttctttagatgtttacatttaatatttttgagGTTTGTGAATTGTAGCTATATAGTAAGGGTTTTTGGACTCTTTGCActatgcttgtttttttttatttttt is a window from the Myxocyprinus asiaticus isolate MX2 ecotype Aquarium Trade chromosome 13, UBuf_Myxa_2, whole genome shotgun sequence genome containing:
- the LOC127450636 gene encoding homeobox protein Hox-B1-like; translated protein: MDNSRMNSFLEYTICNRGTNAYSPKAGYHHFDQAFPGPFHTAHSSDSFNADGRLYVGGSNQPVTAQHQHQSGIYAHHQQQTQQSAIGLTFGGTGATGYGTQTCANPDYTQQQYFINPEQDVMYYHSSGFSTPNVGPHYGSMASAYCGAQGAVPAAPYQHHGCEGQDHQRGYSQGTYADLTASQERERDTDQSPPGKTFDWMKVKRNPPKTAKVAEFGLGPQNTIRTNFTTKQLTELEKEFHFSKYLTRARRVEIAATLELNETQIKIWFQNRRMKQKKREKEGLAPVSSTSSKELEDHSDHSTSTSPGASPSPEA